One genomic region from Candidatus Poribacteria bacterium encodes:
- a CDS encoding T9SS type A sorting domain-containing protein codes for MKKLQIIMLTLFLGIGLVTHSSADRVQLNTSAAVIQDNLGASVGISGNYAMVGVPKDDTDHGRDVGSVQVFLRTEAGWVQHQKLNASDAADGDEFATTIAMNGDYAVIGAPSKDGVGRNSGAAYVFRRQGTEWVEHTKLVSSEENSGDFFGTSVAIDGDTILVGGHRTNEPFADGGSVYVFERTGENWQETAKLTAPDGTNFSYFGYSVGLDADTAIVGAIRDDEAGLDAGAAYIFVRNQSAWTLQTKLIGNNTKSEDFYGYAVDVDGDFAIVTAPRNRGIGAAYIYRREGTVWEQKRNRIRLRMMPIDPDGATFFGVSVTISGTTAVIGATGALVGEEESGAAYVFTENEPPFWNQHVKLTAGDRKAGDQLGYAVAISGNEIIAGAPLQDAGGRSSGAAYIFQKSEESGWVESGKLSDGETASEDQFGTSVAISGNIAVSGAQQGDDIAPNAGAAYIFERNRILWLQRGKLTAEDGKAGDMFGNSVAISGETILVGAPGVDDAGPEAGAVYIFIRVDGEWIQQAKLIGTDIGDFDQFGSTVAVHENTAIIGAYAKDEAGTDSGAAYVFVRNGNAWTQQAKLTPQDAVQGDHFGFSASVHGDTALIGAHLSNAAGPDSGAAYLFTRNGTTWRQELQILSNDIGIGDEFGYAVDLIEGAAIVGAPKENRHQENMGAAYVFVETRETWAQQAKLTASDAESGDEFGVAVALHEDTAIIGSWKDDHPPVDRFGDENLQIDKGSAYSFLRDGLSWVEKRRITGGDTSRSDLFGASVAIKGSFAIVGASGSDSAGGNSGSAFIYNPIDLGFRSADVPFSVDPSSHLLSTFGHIKRTTVFQNYPNPFNPETWFPYNLAEQAEVVLKIYDVRGGLVRQLHIGLQEAGSYRSQEKAAYWDGRNAFGTKVASGMYFYTFTAGDFESTRRMVILK; via the coding sequence TTGAAGAAATTACAGATAATTATGCTAACCCTCTTTTTAGGGATCGGGTTGGTAACACACAGCAGTGCCGATCGGGTACAACTCAACACGAGTGCCGCTGTTATCCAAGACAATCTCGGTGCGAGTGTCGGTATCAGTGGTAATTACGCGATGGTCGGTGTTCCAAAAGATGACACTGACCATGGCAGAGATGTTGGTTCAGTCCAAGTCTTTCTTCGCACCGAAGCCGGATGGGTGCAACATCAAAAACTGAACGCCAGTGACGCAGCTGATGGAGACGAATTCGCCACAACAATCGCCATGAACGGCGATTATGCCGTCATTGGTGCACCAAGTAAAGACGGTGTCGGAAGGAACTCAGGTGCCGCTTATGTCTTTAGACGGCAAGGCACAGAATGGGTAGAGCATACCAAACTCGTTAGCTCGGAGGAAAACTCGGGCGACTTTTTCGGTACCTCAGTAGCCATTGATGGAGATACGATCCTCGTTGGCGGTCACCGAACGAATGAACCCTTTGCAGACGGAGGTTCTGTCTACGTCTTTGAGCGGACCGGAGAAAACTGGCAAGAGACAGCGAAACTCACTGCCCCAGATGGCACTAACTTCTCATATTTCGGTTATTCCGTTGGACTTGATGCAGACACCGCTATCGTTGGCGCAATTCGTGATGATGAAGCCGGACTTGATGCGGGCGCGGCTTATATCTTTGTACGGAATCAATCCGCATGGACACTTCAAACAAAACTTATCGGTAACAATACCAAATCGGAAGATTTTTACGGCTACGCAGTTGATGTTGACGGTGATTTCGCTATTGTGACCGCACCGCGTAACAGAGGCATCGGTGCCGCTTACATCTACAGACGTGAAGGGACTGTATGGGAGCAAAAAAGAAACCGCATCCGGCTCCGTATGATGCCGATTGACCCAGACGGCGCGACCTTTTTCGGTGTCTCTGTTACCATTAGCGGGACAACCGCAGTTATCGGGGCAACAGGTGCTCTGGTAGGTGAAGAAGAGTCTGGTGCTGCATACGTCTTTACAGAAAATGAACCACCGTTTTGGAATCAACATGTAAAATTAACAGCAGGCGATAGAAAGGCTGGCGATCAACTCGGATACGCTGTTGCCATTAGTGGAAACGAAATTATCGCTGGCGCCCCCCTCCAAGACGCGGGCGGACGCTCTTCCGGTGCTGCATACATTTTTCAAAAAAGTGAAGAGAGTGGGTGGGTAGAGAGTGGTAAGTTGAGTGACGGAGAAACCGCTTCCGAAGATCAGTTTGGAACCTCCGTCGCTATCAGCGGCAATATCGCTGTTTCCGGTGCCCAACAAGGCGATGATATCGCACCCAACGCCGGTGCTGCATACATCTTTGAGCGGAACCGTATCCTCTGGTTGCAACGCGGTAAACTCACCGCTGAGGACGGAAAAGCTGGAGATATGTTCGGAAACAGTGTCGCCATCAGCGGCGAAACAATTCTTGTTGGTGCACCCGGTGTTGATGACGCTGGACCCGAGGCGGGTGCAGTGTATATTTTCATACGGGTAGATGGCGAATGGATTCAACAGGCAAAACTCATCGGTACCGATATTGGAGACTTCGATCAGTTCGGGTCAACTGTTGCAGTCCATGAAAACACCGCTATCATCGGTGCCTACGCGAAAGATGAAGCCGGAACGGATTCCGGTGCCGCTTATGTCTTTGTCCGAAACGGGAACGCTTGGACACAACAGGCAAAACTGACACCTCAAGATGCCGTACAGGGCGATCATTTTGGATTTTCTGCTTCCGTCCACGGCGATACAGCTCTCATCGGCGCACACCTGAGCAACGCAGCAGGACCGGATTCAGGCGCAGCGTATCTTTTCACACGCAACGGCACGACCTGGAGACAAGAACTTCAAATCCTTTCAAATGACATCGGTATTGGCGACGAATTCGGCTACGCTGTTGATTTGATTGAAGGTGCTGCAATTGTCGGCGCGCCCAAGGAGAATCGACATCAGGAAAACATGGGGGCTGCATACGTTTTTGTAGAAACACGAGAAACTTGGGCACAACAAGCAAAACTCACTGCCTCCGATGCCGAAAGCGGTGATGAATTCGGCGTAGCCGTCGCGCTGCACGAAGATACCGCAATCATTGGCTCATGGAAAGATGACCATCCACCGGTAGATCGCTTTGGAGATGAAAACTTGCAAATCGACAAAGGTTCCGCCTATTCTTTCTTACGCGACGGGTTATCTTGGGTGGAGAAACGTCGAATTACGGGTGGCGACACAAGCAGATCTGACCTATTCGGCGCATCTGTCGCCATCAAAGGCTCATTTGCAATCGTCGGTGCCTCGGGCAGCGATAGCGCAGGCGGTAACTCAGGATCCGCTTTTATCTACAATCCAATCGACCTTGGATTCCGTTCCGCGGATGTCCCCTTCTCTGTTGATCCATCGTCGCATCTACTCTCAACATTTGGACATATTAAACGGACGACGGTTTTCCAGAATTATCCGAATCCATTCAACCCAGAAACCTGGTTCCCCTACAATCTGGCGGAACAGGCGGAGGTCGTTTTGAAAATCTACGATGTCCGTGGCGGGCTTGTGCGTCAATTGCACATCGGGCTACAGGAAGCTGGCAGTTATCGTAGCCAAGAGAAAGCAGCATACTGGGATGGAAGAAACGCATTCGGAACGAAGGTCGCGAGCGGTATGTACTTCTATACATTTACCGCAGGCGATTTTGAAAGCACGCGTCGGATGGTAATCCTAAAGTAA
- a CDS encoding phytanoyl-CoA dioxygenase family protein, which produces MKFIQLTDTQRREFDENGYLIVRSAIDSEMIDRLTEAGDRLMESFEYHGYYAHRRDGLVQEPAFADLATQSRAVPLILQLLGTNIHITNTALIHKHPQAPEKPDNRNWHRDVGVHLDVGHDGCPRVGLKVGYCLTDFSVPDSGATWFIRKSHKWDKPLGIPEGEIDPLAYDEPLLRAGDAFLFESRIYHAAGLNFRENISKVVIYGYHYRWIKPDHYLRYYNDSLQPDDGLVENLDDLGRQFLGASVDTQGRRDPNGVHWAGTEWATAHNLNLEQAPQVVTV; this is translated from the coding sequence ATGAAATTTATTCAGTTGACAGATACACAACGTCGAGAGTTTGATGAGAACGGTTATCTCATCGTGCGCTCGGCAATTGATAGCGAGATGATTGATCGCTTGACAGAAGCGGGTGATCGACTCATGGAGTCGTTTGAATACCACGGCTACTATGCCCATCGACGCGACGGGTTGGTGCAAGAGCCTGCCTTCGCTGACCTCGCGACCCAATCAAGGGCAGTGCCATTAATTCTCCAACTCCTTGGGACGAATATTCATATTACGAATACCGCGCTCATCCACAAACATCCACAGGCACCTGAGAAGCCAGACAACCGCAATTGGCATCGAGATGTCGGTGTGCATTTAGATGTTGGGCACGACGGATGCCCGCGTGTCGGATTAAAGGTTGGGTACTGCTTAACAGATTTCAGCGTGCCAGACTCAGGCGCGACGTGGTTTATCCGAAAGAGCCATAAGTGGGATAAACCGTTGGGCATCCCTGAAGGTGAAATCGATCCACTTGCGTATGACGAACCGCTTCTTCGAGCAGGCGATGCATTCCTGTTTGAAAGCCGAATCTATCATGCCGCGGGACTAAATTTCAGGGAGAACATCTCTAAGGTTGTCATCTACGGATACCATTATCGCTGGATTAAGCCCGATCATTATCTCCGGTATTACAACGATAGTCTTCAGCCGGATGACGGGTTGGTCGAAAATCTGGACGACCTCGGCAGACAGTTTCTCGGTGCCTCCGTAGATACGCAGGGCAGACGCGATCCGAACGGTGTTCATTGGGCGGGGACAGAGTGGGCAACGGCGCACAATCTGAACTTAGAACAAGCACCGCAAGTTGTGACCGTTTAG
- the queF gene encoding preQ(1) synthase — MNHQTGYDDLQTHIRQLKTPPIETWENQYSHRDYTIEITNLEFTAVCPKTGLPDFATLCITYVPDQHCVELKSLKEYFLFYRDVGIFHEHVVNKILEDFVAVCQPRKAEVVGDFNIRGGIKTVVRANYQRE; from the coding sequence ATGAATCATCAGACTGGCTATGACGATTTACAGACCCATATCCGTCAACTGAAAACCCCTCCAATTGAGACATGGGAAAATCAGTATAGCCACCGAGATTATACAATCGAAATCACCAATCTTGAGTTCACCGCTGTATGTCCTAAAACGGGACTCCCGGATTTCGCGACCCTCTGTATCACCTACGTGCCAGATCAACACTGTGTCGAACTGAAATCGTTGAAGGAGTATTTCCTCTTCTATCGAGATGTCGGTATCTTTCACGAGCACGTCGTGAATAAGATATTAGAGGACTTTGTGGCAGTCTGCCAACCGCGGAAGGCAGAAGTTGTTGGCGATTTCAACATCCGCGGTGGCATCAAAACAGTCGTGCGGGCAAACTATCAGAGGGAATAG
- a CDS encoding Gfo/Idh/MocA family oxidoreductase, which translates to MAKVKEVKVGIVGCGGIAGGKHLPGHQGVKGVSIVAACDIDEARAKAFAKQHDIPHVFSDYEELAAMDELDAVSVCTPNNFHAGPTIAALNAGKHVICEKPIAANAIDGQAMVDAQKASGKVLQIGLQSRFRAEARTLRKLYDEGFFGDIYYARAMAMRRRGVPASPSFLSKAIAGGGPLIDIGVHILDVLLWMIGCPKPIEAFGMTATKFGHKKDVINPWGKWNPEEFEVEDFAMGTIRFEGGLTVTLETAWASHIENIGGTFFMGDLAGATYEPLQIYLDKKDEMVNYTPKLLTGLLSEFESFHKAVREGLPSPVPAEEVLNVAKIFDALYESARIGRSVPIF; encoded by the coding sequence ATGGCTAAAGTAAAAGAAGTTAAGGTAGGTATCGTTGGGTGTGGTGGAATTGCTGGCGGTAAACATCTTCCCGGTCATCAGGGAGTCAAGGGTGTTTCGATTGTCGCCGCGTGTGATATTGACGAAGCACGCGCAAAAGCGTTCGCCAAACAGCACGACATTCCGCACGTTTTCAGTGATTATGAGGAATTGGCTGCGATGGATGAACTGGATGCGGTGAGCGTCTGTACACCGAACAACTTCCACGCTGGACCCACTATTGCAGCATTGAACGCGGGAAAACATGTTATCTGTGAAAAGCCGATTGCTGCCAATGCTATTGACGGGCAAGCGATGGTGGATGCCCAGAAAGCGAGTGGCAAGGTCCTACAAATCGGTTTACAATCTCGGTTTCGTGCTGAGGCACGGACATTGCGGAAACTCTATGATGAAGGGTTTTTCGGCGACATCTATTATGCCCGTGCAATGGCGATGCGCCGGCGTGGGGTGCCTGCTTCGCCATCTTTTCTCAGTAAAGCCATCGCCGGTGGCGGACCGCTGATTGATATCGGTGTCCATATTCTTGATGTATTGCTCTGGATGATCGGTTGTCCGAAACCGATTGAGGCGTTCGGAATGACCGCAACGAAGTTTGGTCATAAAAAGGATGTCATCAACCCGTGGGGGAAATGGAATCCTGAAGAATTTGAGGTGGAAGATTTCGCGATGGGCACTATCCGCTTTGAGGGTGGCTTGACGGTGACCTTGGAGACGGCTTGGGCATCGCATATTGAGAACATCGGTGGGACGTTCTTCATGGGAGATTTAGCCGGTGCGACTTATGAACCGCTCCAGATTTATCTTGATAAGAAGGATGAGATGGTGAATTACACGCCGAAACTTCTTACCGGATTACTGAGTGAATTTGAATCGTTCCACAAGGCTGTTCGGGAGGGTTTGCCGTCTCCTGTGCCTGCTGAAGAGGTGCTGAATGTAGCGAAAATCTTCGATGCGCTCTATGAATCTGCGCGGATAGGTCGTTCCGTTCCGATTTTTTAA
- a CDS encoding GMC family oxidoreductase: protein MNTSQSRLTNSTNTDSSQPRKQKLQQKEQTDVCVIGSGAGGAVVAKELAEAGLSVIILEAGENHDPSTFNSYEPEMLRRLFWDNGLRCTRDGAIIISQGKGVGGSTVHNLCYAVRPPQALLYRWQVPEIWSHFNQVEQTLGVTQMQEADVNQLNAIIRDGCEAMQWRGGLQRHNRGACSTCGAQCLFGCPASKSTEEESMRIGKQSMAVTYIPLALSANAKLYSDCTAEKIHLKRGRVTGVSASLPSGKLDIQSKIVVLAAGAINSPQLWLKSRLPNPNQWVGKNLHLHPAVFVGGVFNEIIDGHVGIPQSYYIEQFLDLRRAPDSGYLLMPAFGSQMIVAASLPGFGEDHRALMERYRHIAALLVLLHDRTTGRVSVNYKGTPNIAYRLRRLDKQVLVEGAINAARLLSAAGATEILMPYTQHLPIKTEADFEIIRRRGIMPNDIMLASSHPQGTLRMGENPRKNVVKLSGESHNVEGLFVADASLFPSSIGVPPTLTIAALATHVAKQITESGSI, encoded by the coding sequence ATGAATACATCGCAATCTCGGCTTACAAATTCCACCAATACCGATTCTTCTCAACCAAGAAAACAGAAATTACAGCAGAAAGAGCAAACAGACGTATGCGTTATCGGTTCCGGTGCGGGTGGTGCGGTCGTGGCGAAGGAACTTGCCGAAGCGGGACTGTCAGTCATTATTTTAGAGGCGGGGGAGAATCACGATCCAAGTACTTTCAATAGTTACGAACCGGAAATGCTGCGTCGCCTTTTCTGGGATAATGGTCTCCGCTGCACACGTGACGGTGCGATCATCATTTCACAGGGTAAAGGCGTTGGCGGTTCAACAGTGCACAATCTCTGTTATGCGGTTCGTCCACCCCAAGCCCTGTTATACAGGTGGCAGGTTCCAGAGATTTGGTCTCATTTCAATCAGGTGGAGCAGACACTCGGTGTTACACAGATGCAAGAAGCAGACGTGAATCAATTAAATGCGATTATCCGCGACGGATGTGAAGCGATGCAGTGGCGCGGTGGATTGCAAAGACACAATCGCGGTGCTTGCTCTACATGTGGTGCCCAATGTCTCTTTGGATGTCCAGCCTCCAAATCAACGGAGGAGGAATCAATGAGAATAGGCAAACAGAGCATGGCAGTCACATACATCCCCTTGGCACTTTCTGCCAACGCGAAACTTTACAGCGACTGCACTGCTGAGAAAATCCATCTGAAAAGAGGTAGAGTGACGGGTGTTTCTGCAAGTTTGCCGTCGGGCAAATTAGACATTCAAAGCAAAATCGTCGTCCTCGCCGCCGGTGCGATCAACTCGCCACAACTCTGGCTAAAAAGCCGACTTCCAAATCCGAATCAGTGGGTTGGGAAAAATCTCCATCTGCATCCAGCTGTTTTTGTCGGTGGGGTTTTTAATGAGATCATTGACGGACACGTTGGTATTCCACAGAGCTACTATATTGAGCAGTTTCTCGACTTAAGGCGCGCCCCAGACAGCGGCTATCTGCTCATGCCCGCCTTCGGTTCACAGATGATAGTTGCGGCAAGCCTGCCGGGATTCGGTGAAGATCATCGAGCATTGATGGAACGTTATCGTCACATTGCTGCGCTTCTCGTCCTCTTGCACGACAGAACAACTGGACGCGTATCGGTAAATTACAAGGGCACGCCAAACATCGCATACCGGCTCCGGCGTTTAGATAAACAGGTGTTGGTTGAAGGGGCAATCAATGCCGCCCGTCTGCTTTCCGCTGCAGGTGCGACAGAGATTTTGATGCCTTACACACAACATCTCCCTATTAAAACGGAGGCTGACTTTGAGATTATCCGCCGACGCGGTATCATGCCGAACGACATTATGTTAGCCTCCAGTCATCCGCAAGGCACCCTCCGAATGGGTGAGAATCCGCGGAAAAACGTCGTCAAACTCTCAGGGGAATCCCATAACGTGGAAGGCTTATTTGTTGCCGATGCAAGCCTCTTCCCGTCCTCTATTGGGGTGCCACCGACGTTAACCATTGCAGCACTTGCTACGCACGTTGCCAAGCAGATAACCGAGAGCGGCAGTATATAA
- a CDS encoding amidohydrolase family protein: MTVENSKPSFVRSDMPIIDCDLHNRLPSHRMLYPYLPDYWCDYCEESGFPGPDANDYPDGVPTSSRPEIADPSEDRPASDLALLQKHALDFWEAEYGILTCGYRVQSVHNEDLAAALASAVNDWQIEHWLDPEPRLRGSLIVPSQNPELAAREIDRLGGHSGFVQVMLPARSQAPYGNRRYHPIYAAAVRHQLVIGIHYGGAPGLPPTSVGWPSTYLEEYVGMSQVFQAQVLSLVSEGVFEQFPDLRVALIETGVTWMPSLMWRFDKEWRGLRSLTPWVKQPPSAYIRQHIRMTLQPIDAPPTAAELLQIVGQLDSEDMLMFSSDYPHWHFDTPEEAFPAQLPQSLARKILSENAREFYRF; encoded by the coding sequence ATGACAGTCGAAAATTCCAAGCCAAGTTTCGTTCGCTCGGACATGCCTATAATTGACTGCGATCTCCACAATCGGCTCCCCTCACATCGGATGCTTTATCCGTACCTACCGGATTACTGGTGTGATTATTGCGAGGAATCCGGCTTTCCCGGACCGGATGCGAACGACTATCCAGACGGTGTCCCGACTTCATCACGCCCGGAAATTGCGGATCCATCAGAAGACCGTCCTGCCTCGGATTTAGCACTCTTACAGAAACACGCGCTCGACTTCTGGGAAGCCGAATACGGTATCCTCACCTGCGGATACCGGGTACAGAGCGTCCACAACGAAGACCTCGCCGCAGCACTCGCTTCGGCAGTCAACGATTGGCAGATTGAACACTGGCTCGACCCAGAACCCCGCCTTCGTGGTTCACTGATTGTGCCAAGCCAGAATCCCGAACTCGCGGCACGGGAGATTGACCGTTTAGGCGGACATTCGGGGTTTGTACAGGTAATGCTACCTGCACGATCACAAGCACCTTACGGCAATAGACGCTATCATCCGATCTATGCAGCGGCGGTGCGTCACCAACTCGTCATCGGGATCCATTACGGGGGTGCCCCCGGACTGCCGCCAACCTCCGTAGGGTGGCCCTCAACCTATTTAGAGGAATATGTCGGCATGTCACAGGTGTTTCAGGCACAGGTGCTAAGCCTCGTCTCTGAAGGAGTCTTTGAGCAGTTTCCCGATCTACGCGTTGCACTTATAGAGACCGGTGTTACGTGGATGCCGTCGCTTATGTGGCGGTTCGATAAAGAGTGGCGCGGTTTGCGAAGTTTGACACCTTGGGTTAAACAACCACCATCAGCATATATCCGTCAACATATACGGATGACGCTCCAACCGATTGACGCACCGCCAACCGCTGCGGAACTGCTTCAGATTGTCGGTCAACTTGATTCCGAGGACATGTTGATGTTCTCAAGCGACTATCCGCACTGGCACTTTGATACTCCTGAAGAGGCTTTCCCGGCACAGTTACCCCAGTCATTGGCACGCAAGATTTTATCCGAAAACGCGAGGGAATTTTATCGCTTCTAA
- a CDS encoding tetratricopeptide repeat protein translates to MKTNLLCFFLLIFLSTACLTSAKQDTSTAAARAYQTGMQALAQKDDRNAFVAFQRAVELDTSLAKAHYQLGVLHGKQSQWKPAIDALQTAIKLTPDFADAHVRLGEAYLIGIANAKDAVEPLQRALHLQPDLLRARRLLGDAYLRQNRIGDAIHQLKQAIEDSEARYLLGFAYFQTEDFTEAIPHFEAVIKRQKRHAKAHFNLGNCYLRTGKIAEGRAALRTFETLTREEEQQSTLQRLILDNPRHLQPRYQLAELHIKRTAWELASAELKACLAITPQDETASELLGYIYLQTEAYPEALEVYGHLVEAYPESAIYRNSLGIAYMMLKKPRQAIVQFETAIHFNTTNPQIYRNLANAYRQIGKQEKAEQAYQRYQSLTK, encoded by the coding sequence ATGAAAACGAATCTTCTTTGTTTTTTTCTACTAATCTTTCTATCAACAGCGTGTCTGACATCAGCAAAACAAGACACATCTACTGCGGCAGCACGCGCATATCAAACAGGTATGCAAGCACTTGCGCAGAAAGATGACCGCAATGCTTTTGTAGCGTTTCAGAGAGCAGTAGAATTAGACACGTCTCTTGCCAAGGCACACTATCAACTCGGTGTGCTCCACGGTAAACAATCGCAATGGAAACCCGCGATTGACGCACTTCAGACTGCGATTAAACTCACTCCCGATTTTGCCGATGCGCACGTACGCCTCGGCGAGGCGTATCTTATCGGTATCGCGAACGCGAAAGATGCCGTTGAACCGTTGCAACGCGCACTCCACTTGCAACCCGATCTCCTACGCGCCCGAAGGCTTTTAGGTGATGCATACCTTCGTCAAAACCGAATCGGAGATGCAATCCATCAGCTCAAACAAGCAATAGAGGATAGTGAAGCCCGTTACCTGCTTGGGTTCGCTTACTTCCAAACAGAAGACTTTACAGAAGCAATCCCACATTTTGAGGCAGTCATTAAACGCCAAAAACGGCACGCGAAGGCGCATTTCAATCTTGGGAATTGTTATCTCCGGACCGGGAAAATTGCTGAGGGGCGCGCCGCCCTTCGGACATTCGAGACGCTTACCCGTGAAGAGGAACAACAGAGCACACTGCAACGTTTGATACTTGACAACCCGCGACACCTCCAACCGCGTTATCAACTCGCGGAACTGCACATCAAGCGGACAGCGTGGGAACTCGCCTCGGCAGAACTCAAGGCGTGCCTTGCAATCACTCCGCAGGATGAGACAGCATCCGAACTCCTCGGTTATATCTATTTGCAAACAGAGGCTTACCCCGAAGCACTTGAGGTATATGGACATCTCGTTGAGGCATATCCAGAGAGCGCGATATATCGGAACAGCCTCGGTATTGCTTATATGATGCTGAAAAAACCGCGGCAAGCGATTGTCCAGTTTGAAACGGCCATACATTTTAACACGACCAACCCACAAATTTACCGCAACTTGGCAAATGCCTATCGGCAAATTGGCAAACAAGAAAAAGCAGAACAGGCCTATCAACGTTATCAATCCCTGACAAAGTAA
- a CDS encoding pyridoxal-phosphate dependent enzyme, translated as MIESIPHFPLGNFPTPVERLSNLERTLGFESLWIKRDDLSGPLGGGNKIRKLEYMFAAASQANFKKRLFTIGPTGSNHVRATAVYGKASGFDVECLLFKQHPTEYSETNYRVICEHAAQVHEVKHMHIMFARYGYEQMKTILGVGEERYFIAAGGSSPLGSVGYVKAVSELKTQIEEGILPEPRFIFVPVGTCGTIAGLIVGVRLAGLQTQVVGVRVADWIVANSWSISRMVRRILRLIGAVDANEINPRRVELWHDDFGDGYAIPTEAGMRAVAMMAEHEGITLENTYTGKTLAGLVHYITAEECEGEHVLFWNTYGTTSKV; from the coding sequence ATGATTGAATCAATCCCGCACTTCCCACTCGGAAACTTCCCGACACCGGTTGAGCGTCTCTCAAACCTTGAACGTACGCTCGGCTTCGAGTCGCTCTGGATAAAACGGGACGATCTCAGCGGTCCGTTGGGCGGCGGCAATAAGATCCGAAAACTGGAGTATATGTTCGCAGCGGCATCGCAAGCGAACTTCAAAAAAAGGCTCTTTACAATCGGTCCGACAGGATCCAACCACGTCCGAGCGACAGCGGTTTATGGTAAGGCATCGGGATTCGATGTAGAATGCTTACTCTTCAAACAGCATCCTACTGAGTATTCCGAGACAAACTACCGCGTAATTTGTGAACACGCCGCACAGGTCCACGAGGTCAAGCACATGCATATTATGTTTGCCCGCTATGGATATGAACAGATGAAGACGATCCTTGGCGTTGGAGAGGAACGTTACTTTATTGCAGCGGGTGGCTCTTCGCCGCTCGGTTCCGTCGGTTATGTGAAAGCGGTCTCAGAACTCAAGACACAGATTGAGGAGGGTATCCTTCCAGAGCCACGATTTATCTTCGTTCCAGTAGGCACCTGTGGGACTATAGCAGGTTTGATCGTCGGTGTACGACTTGCTGGGTTACAAACTCAGGTCGTCGGTGTGCGTGTTGCTGACTGGATAGTCGCAAACTCGTGGTCAATCTCTCGGATGGTGCGGCGGATTTTGCGTCTCATCGGCGCGGTGGACGCTAACGAGATTAATCCACGTCGCGTAGAACTCTGGCACGACGATTTTGGAGATGGGTATGCCATCCCGACGGAAGCGGGTATGCGTGCAGTCGCGATGATGGCTGAACATGAAGGTATCACACTTGAGAATACGTACACAGGTAAAACATTGGCAGGGCTGGTTCACTACATAACAGCGGAGGAGTGTGAAGGTGAACATGTCTTGTTTTGGAATACATACGGGACAACTTCAAAAGTTTAG